From the genome of Azospirillum brasilense, one region includes:
- a CDS encoding ArnT family glycosyltransferase, with translation MSALPNAAAGRLPVLAYLALAVISVLLFLPGFFDLPPFDRDEARFAQASHQMLESGDYVDIRFQDEARHKKPVGIYWLQTAATRLVDGPKEIWTFRIPSLIGAVLAVLATAWTGARMFGGTVGFLAGLMMASCVVLGVEARMAKTDAVLLSTIVIGQAALASLYLNRHAERSGWAPPLAFWIAAGIGILIKGPIVLLVSGTTALVLAVLDRRAGWLKRLRPLVGIAIVVAIAAPWLIAITVKTKGAFFAESVGHDMMGKVVSGQEAKGLPPGYYLGTFWVTFAPWSFLALLAVPWAWRHRKGTGPVADAVRFCVAWIIPSWLVFEAVPTKLLHYTLPVFPAIAILTAAAAREHFLRRPETPRWGLFSVATVFGAVGFGALTVAVAVIPYLVDGRVDPVAVAMLPVVLVLYALAVRLFAQRRETPAFAAGLAAAAVLYAGTYGAVLPGIDGVWISRQAARTVAAVRPCADSVVASAGYSEPSLVFLLGTDTRLTHGAGAAAHLAENPSCGLALVTNREEAEFRTALKGAEPVQLGRFTGFNYNTGKRLTLTLYGAARP, from the coding sequence GTGAGCGCGCTGCCGAACGCCGCGGCCGGCCGCCTGCCGGTCCTGGCCTATCTGGCCCTGGCGGTGATCAGCGTCCTGCTGTTCCTGCCCGGCTTCTTCGATCTGCCGCCCTTCGACCGCGACGAGGCGCGCTTCGCCCAAGCGTCCCACCAGATGCTGGAAAGCGGCGACTATGTCGACATCCGCTTCCAGGACGAGGCGCGCCACAAGAAGCCGGTGGGCATCTACTGGCTGCAGACCGCGGCGACGCGGCTGGTCGATGGACCAAAGGAAATCTGGACCTTCCGCATCCCGTCGCTGATCGGGGCGGTTCTGGCGGTGCTGGCGACGGCCTGGACCGGGGCGCGGATGTTCGGCGGGACGGTCGGGTTCCTCGCCGGGCTGATGATGGCCTCCTGCGTCGTACTGGGTGTCGAGGCCCGCATGGCGAAGACCGACGCGGTGCTTCTCTCGACTATCGTGATCGGGCAGGCGGCGCTGGCCAGCCTCTATCTGAACCGCCATGCGGAGCGGTCCGGCTGGGCGCCGCCGCTCGCCTTCTGGATCGCCGCGGGGATCGGCATCCTCATCAAGGGACCGATCGTCCTCCTGGTGTCCGGCACCACGGCGCTGGTGCTGGCGGTGCTCGACCGCCGGGCCGGCTGGCTGAAGCGGCTGCGCCCGCTGGTCGGCATCGCCATCGTGGTCGCCATCGCGGCGCCCTGGCTGATCGCCATCACGGTGAAGACCAAGGGCGCCTTCTTCGCCGAATCGGTCGGCCACGACATGATGGGCAAGGTGGTCAGCGGGCAGGAGGCGAAGGGCCTGCCACCCGGCTACTACCTGGGCACCTTCTGGGTGACCTTCGCGCCCTGGTCCTTCCTGGCGCTGCTGGCCGTTCCCTGGGCATGGCGCCACCGCAAGGGCACCGGGCCGGTGGCGGACGCCGTGCGCTTCTGCGTCGCCTGGATCATCCCGAGCTGGCTGGTCTTCGAGGCGGTGCCGACCAAACTTCTGCACTACACGCTGCCGGTCTTCCCGGCCATCGCCATCCTGACCGCCGCCGCGGCGCGCGAGCATTTCCTGCGCCGCCCCGAGACGCCGCGGTGGGGGCTGTTCTCGGTCGCCACCGTTTTCGGGGCCGTCGGCTTCGGTGCCCTGACGGTCGCGGTCGCGGTGATCCCCTATCTGGTCGATGGGCGCGTCGACCCGGTGGCCGTCGCCATGTTGCCGGTGGTGCTGGTGCTGTACGCGTTGGCCGTACGCCTGTTCGCCCAGCGCCGGGAGACGCCGGCCTTCGCGGCGGGTCTGGCGGCGGCGGCGGTGCTGTACGCGGGCACCTACGGCGCGGTCCTGCCGGGCATCGACGGCGTGTGGATCAGCCGGCAGGCGGCGCGGACGGTCGCGGCGGTGCGCCCCTGCGCCGACAGCGTGGTCGCCTCCGCCGGCTATTCGGAGCCGAGCCTCGTCTTCCTGCTCGGCACTGACACGCGCCTGACCCATGGGGCGGGTGCCGCCGCGCATCTGGCGGAAAACCCGTCCTGCGGGCTGGCCCTGGTGACCAACCGGGAGGAGGCGGAGTTCCGCACGGCTCTGAAGGGGGCGGAGCCGGTGCAACTCGGCCGCTTCACCGGCTTCAACTACAACACCGGCAAGCGGCTGACCCTGACGCTTTACGGCGCGGCACGGCCCTGA
- a CDS encoding lipid-A-disaccharide synthase N-terminal domain-containing protein — translation MLERAIAWYQSQSTADLIWVGVGFFAQALFMMRFVVQWIASERARRSIVPDLFWYFSIGGGVLLLAYSIQRGDPVFMFGQGLGLIIYFRNLYFVLNNRRNGGADGNAAGTP, via the coding sequence ATGCTCGAACGCGCCATCGCCTGGTACCAGAGCCAAAGCACCGCCGACCTGATCTGGGTCGGCGTCGGCTTTTTTGCGCAAGCGCTCTTCATGATGCGCTTCGTCGTGCAATGGATCGCCAGCGAGCGCGCCCGGCGCAGCATCGTGCCGGACCTCTTCTGGTATTTCTCGATCGGCGGCGGGGTTCTTCTCTTGGCCTATTCGATCCAGCGGGGTGATCCGGTGTTCATGTTCGGGCAAGGGCTGGGCCTCATCATCTATTTCCGGAACCTCTATTTCGTCTTGAACAACCGCCGGAACGGCGGGGCGGACGGCAACGCGGCGGGCACGCCGTGA
- a CDS encoding glycosyltransferase family 2 protein — MSVDSEGRPPVRLSVVVPVFNEAENVLPLLEEIERALSPSGVLGGAFEVIYVDDGSSDDTLTRLAPVVAAGRLRLVRHVRRSGQSAAVRTGVKAARGEWIATLDGDGQNDPADIPALFALAAKGGPDAPVLVGGLRKKRQDTLSKRLASRFANAVRQSFLQDGCTDSGCGLKLFRRDAFLDLPFFGAMHRFLPALFRSHGHTVAYVPVNHRPRERGVSKYTNWRRGLIGVVDLLGVYWLKRRTALSPAVEDR; from the coding sequence GTGAGCGTAGATTCCGAGGGCCGTCCGCCCGTGCGGCTGTCGGTCGTGGTTCCGGTCTTCAACGAGGCCGAAAACGTCCTTCCCCTTCTCGAAGAGATCGAGCGCGCGCTGTCGCCCTCCGGCGTGCTGGGCGGCGCCTTCGAGGTGATCTATGTGGACGACGGCTCCAGCGACGACACGCTGACGCGCCTCGCACCCGTGGTCGCCGCGGGCCGCCTGCGGCTGGTTCGCCATGTCCGCCGGTCCGGGCAGAGCGCGGCCGTGCGCACCGGGGTCAAGGCGGCGCGCGGGGAGTGGATCGCCACCCTCGACGGTGACGGCCAGAACGACCCCGCCGATATTCCCGCCCTGTTCGCCCTGGCTGCCAAGGGCGGTCCGGACGCGCCGGTTCTGGTCGGCGGCCTGCGCAAGAAGCGGCAGGACACGCTGTCCAAGCGGCTGGCCTCGCGCTTCGCGAACGCCGTGCGGCAGTCCTTTCTCCAGGACGGCTGCACCGACAGCGGCTGTGGGCTGAAGCTGTTCCGTCGCGACGCCTTCCTCGATCTGCCTTTCTTCGGGGCGATGCATCGCTTCCTGCCCGCTCTGTTCCGGTCGCACGGCCATACGGTGGCCTATGTGCCGGTCAACCACCGCCCGCGGGAACGCGGCGTGTCCAAGTACACCAACTGGCGCCGCGGGCTGATCGGCGTGGTCGATCTGCTGGGCGTCTATTGGCTGAAGCGGCGCACCGCGCTGTCGCCCGCGGTCGAAGACCGCTAA
- a CDS encoding Do family serine endopeptidase produces the protein MAASAPAGLVAVLLVLATPAFAQDAGGAPPAPATPPLASALPPNAPPTFANLAEKQLDAVVFISTTQTPPQGGPQAGPRGPEVPGFPPGSPFEEFFREFRDRQRGQPQQQQAPRPTAALGSGFIIDPAGFVVTNSHVVSEATEISVTMHDGTKLPAKLVGVDGPTDLAVLKVESKKPLVFAPWGDSEALRVGDWVVAIGNPFGLGGSVTAGILSARQRDIQQGPYDDYLQTDASINRGNSGGPLYNLNGEVIGINTAIYSPTGGSVGIGFAIPSSVARPVVEQLRDHGQVRRGWLGVQVQSVTPDIAESLGMQEPAGALVTSVSPEGPAGKGGVRQGDVITRFNGESIEQMRELPRVVAATKIGSAVPLELVREGKAETLTVTVGELEPQEQVAMSGSSGAPRPETTVDSKQVLGLTLSQLTPGLRDSFSINPDVEGVVVTEVGDASAASERGIEAGDVIVEAGQEPVKTPEDLNRLVDDARSQGRKTVLMLLSRDGDLRYVPMPIEDRKG, from the coding sequence TTGGCGGCGTCCGCGCCCGCGGGTCTTGTCGCCGTCCTTCTCGTCCTGGCGACTCCGGCGTTTGCGCAGGATGCGGGGGGAGCACCTCCGGCCCCGGCGACGCCGCCGCTGGCGTCCGCCCTGCCGCCCAACGCACCCCCGACCTTCGCCAATCTGGCGGAGAAGCAGTTGGACGCGGTGGTTTTCATATCCACGACGCAGACGCCGCCACAAGGTGGTCCGCAGGCGGGACCGCGCGGACCGGAAGTTCCCGGCTTTCCGCCCGGTTCACCTTTCGAAGAGTTCTTTCGCGAGTTTCGCGACCGCCAGCGCGGCCAGCCGCAACAGCAGCAGGCGCCGCGCCCGACGGCAGCGTTGGGTTCCGGCTTCATCATCGACCCGGCGGGCTTCGTCGTCACCAACAGCCATGTGGTGTCCGAAGCGACGGAGATTTCCGTCACCATGCACGACGGCACGAAATTGCCGGCGAAGCTCGTCGGCGTGGACGGGCCGACCGACCTTGCCGTTTTGAAAGTGGAGAGCAAGAAGCCGCTGGTCTTCGCCCCCTGGGGCGACAGCGAGGCGTTGCGGGTCGGTGACTGGGTGGTCGCCATCGGCAACCCCTTCGGCCTCGGCGGGTCGGTGACCGCGGGAATCCTCTCCGCACGGCAGCGGGACATCCAGCAGGGACCGTACGACGACTATCTGCAGACCGACGCTTCGATCAACCGGGGCAATTCCGGTGGGCCGCTCTACAACCTCAACGGTGAGGTGATCGGCATCAACACGGCCATCTATTCGCCGACCGGCGGCTCGGTGGGCATCGGTTTCGCCATTCCGTCCTCCGTCGCGCGGCCGGTCGTCGAGCAGTTGCGCGACCATGGGCAGGTGCGCCGCGGCTGGCTGGGCGTCCAGGTGCAGAGCGTGACACCCGACATCGCCGAAAGCCTGGGCATGCAGGAGCCGGCGGGTGCTCTGGTGACCAGCGTGTCGCCGGAAGGCCCGGCGGGGAAGGGCGGCGTCCGGCAGGGCGACGTCATCACCCGCTTCAACGGTGAGTCCATCGAGCAGATGCGCGAACTGCCGCGCGTCGTCGCCGCCACCAAGATCGGGTCGGCCGTGCCGCTGGAACTGGTGCGCGAGGGCAAGGCCGAAACCCTGACCGTGACGGTGGGCGAACTGGAGCCGCAGGAGCAGGTTGCCATGTCCGGGTCGAGCGGAGCGCCGCGCCCGGAAACGACGGTCGACAGCAAGCAGGTCCTCGGGCTGACCCTGTCGCAACTGACCCCCGGCCTGCGCGACAGCTTCTCCATCAATCCCGACGTCGAGGGCGTGGTGGTGACCGAGGTCGGCGATGCCAGCGCCGCCAGCGAGCGCGGCATCGAGGCCGGCGACGTCATCGTGGAAGCCGGGCAGGAGCCGGTGAAGACGCCGGAGGACCTGAACCGTCTGGTCGACGACGCGCGCAGCCAGGGCCGCAAGACCGTGCTGATGCTGCTCAGCCGCGACGGCGACCTGCGCTACGTGCCGATGCCCATCGAAGACCGCAAGGGCTGA
- a CDS encoding helix-turn-helix domain-containing protein, which yields MNAETGSEPEAPKKRGRIPQSAWPQILERYRSGATLSAIAREFECTPSAISYIIRKAEAAGEKDAPVVEEGAAADDAAEAPAGDAMAEEPSPAPVVASEAPAPVKPPRRAAAPAPVEAPQTPAPASPPAAAAPQPTPAQPSAPAQTETLRLNRPEPQPARQPAPVQPTAAPSAPQPASQPAAADGSPPAGTNPPPVDAVEARLRDTARGCLNAYRGWRQQPGEASIQTLSEAVHELRKALARIEIDMSASRREEQAIRPIPIPAHRTARRTP from the coding sequence ATGAACGCAGAAACCGGGTCCGAACCGGAGGCTCCGAAGAAGCGCGGACGAATCCCCCAGTCGGCGTGGCCGCAGATTCTTGAGCGTTACCGTTCCGGCGCAACCCTGTCGGCAATCGCGCGTGAATTCGAATGCACGCCGAGCGCCATTTCCTACATCATCCGCAAGGCCGAGGCGGCCGGCGAGAAGGACGCGCCGGTCGTTGAGGAAGGCGCGGCCGCCGACGACGCGGCGGAAGCGCCGGCCGGCGACGCGATGGCGGAAGAGCCGTCACCCGCTCCGGTTGTCGCTTCGGAAGCTCCGGCACCGGTCAAGCCACCGCGCCGCGCCGCAGCCCCCGCCCCGGTCGAGGCCCCTCAGACCCCGGCTCCGGCGTCTCCTCCGGCGGCAGCGGCTCCCCAGCCCACCCCGGCCCAGCCGTCCGCTCCGGCTCAGACCGAGACGCTGCGTCTCAACCGTCCGGAGCCGCAGCCGGCTCGCCAGCCCGCTCCGGTCCAGCCGACGGCGGCACCCTCCGCTCCCCAGCCCGCCTCCCAGCCCGCTGCGGCGGATGGAAGCCCCCCCGCCGGGACCAACCCTCCGCCGGTCGATGCCGTCGAAGCGCGGCTGCGCGACACCGCGCGCGGCTGCCTGAACGCCTACCGCGGCTGGCGCCAACAGCCGGGCGAAGCGTCGATCCAGACGTTGTCGGAAGCGGTGCACGAGTTGCGCAAGGCCTTGGCCCGCATCGAGATCGACATGTCGGCCAGCCGTCGCGAAGAGCAGGCGATCCGGCCCATTCCGATCCCGGCGCATCGCACAGCACGCCGCACGCCGTAA
- a CDS encoding ChaB family protein: MTFRRNAELPESVKRCLPLPAQDIYRSAFNHTWQGCRSPEARHAMQRELLAHKVAWAAVRRRYEPDGSGWRPKH, translated from the coding sequence ATGACCTTCCGCAGAAACGCCGAGCTGCCCGAATCGGTGAAGCGATGCCTGCCGTTGCCCGCTCAGGACATTTATCGGTCGGCCTTCAATCACACTTGGCAGGGCTGCCGGTCGCCGGAGGCTCGCCACGCCATGCAGCGCGAGCTGCTGGCCCATAAGGTCGCCTGGGCTGCGGTCCGGCGGCGTTACGAACCGGACGGCAGCGGCTGGCGCCCCAAGCATTGA
- the phoU gene encoding phosphate signaling complex protein PhoU, translating into MTGGHTVAAFDAELARLHQIVVTMGRLVEEQFAAALEAIAERDAGKAAQVIEADAEIDRLELELEALSVRLLALRQPMAKDLRDIVSALKIASNLERMGDFASSVAKRAVTLAGLPVEPPVASLSWMGETVLGMIRDVVAAYDGQDAERAMAVRNRDGQVDAAYTSLFREFLTYMMESPAQITGCTHLLFVAKSIERAGDHATNVAENICYIVQGRLPSEERAKGDLSSYTVVEKE; encoded by the coding sequence ATGACTGGCGGACATACGGTGGCGGCCTTCGACGCCGAACTGGCGCGCCTGCACCAGATCGTCGTGACCATGGGGCGGCTCGTGGAGGAGCAGTTCGCCGCCGCGCTGGAGGCCATTGCGGAGCGTGACGCCGGCAAGGCCGCGCAGGTGATCGAGGCCGACGCCGAGATCGACCGGCTGGAACTTGAGCTGGAAGCGCTGAGCGTGCGGTTGCTGGCGCTGCGTCAGCCGATGGCGAAGGATTTGCGCGACATCGTATCGGCGCTCAAGATCGCCTCGAACCTGGAACGCATGGGCGATTTCGCGAGTTCCGTCGCCAAGCGCGCGGTCACGTTGGCGGGCCTGCCGGTGGAACCGCCCGTTGCCTCGCTGTCCTGGATGGGTGAGACGGTGCTCGGCATGATCCGCGACGTGGTGGCCGCCTATGACGGTCAGGATGCCGAGCGCGCGATGGCCGTCCGCAATCGGGATGGGCAGGTGGATGCGGCCTACACCAGCCTGTTCCGCGAATTTCTGACCTACATGATGGAGTCGCCGGCACAGATCACCGGCTGCACCCATCTGCTGTTCGTGGCGAAGTCCATCGAGCGGGCCGGAGACCACGCCACGAACGTGGCCGAAAACATCTGCTACATCGTTCAGGGACGCTTGCCGTCCGAGGAACGGGCCAAGGGCGACCTCAGCAGCTACACGGTGGTGGAGAAGGAATAA
- a CDS encoding pentapeptide repeat-containing protein codes for MTPHELVAVLEKHERWLKNRSGGNRANLTMTNLEGSNLAGVELTQGKLSGANMAHCDLSNANLSHADLFAAHLTKADLTGCNLYRADLRGAHMRGAKLKRAILKEADLRGGALLYGGNGANGSKGLDFVRSDLSGSDMDDAMMSNANLSGADLTDVSMNGADCEGALMAGATLMRSTMKNCNLARADLRGCNLSGVNLQGAILRDANLNGAVLAGANLRNADLQGAKMEGADLAGADTTGANMARSAENFSIQIQEALHNHYTWINTNGAMGSRADLSGADLSHIDLHGVNLSGANLRGVRLVGAKMRDSLLIMCDISTADLTDSDFSGAILDGATLRGTNLSGARFDGAGIGWVDIKGPDGRPTGRLWAANLTGSNFTGASCIRTNMRGANLAGCDFSSADLTGAILSDANIRDARFTGANLTGASLPPPPDPDD; via the coding sequence ATGACGCCACATGAGTTGGTCGCCGTGCTGGAAAAGCACGAGCGTTGGCTGAAGAACCGGTCGGGCGGCAATCGCGCCAACCTGACCATGACCAACCTTGAGGGATCGAACCTCGCCGGGGTGGAACTGACGCAGGGCAAGCTCTCCGGGGCCAACATGGCCCATTGCGACCTGTCCAACGCGAATCTCAGCCACGCCGACCTGTTCGCCGCCCATCTGACCAAGGCCGACCTGACCGGCTGCAACCTCTACCGGGCGGATCTGCGCGGCGCCCATATGCGCGGCGCCAAGCTGAAGCGGGCGATTCTGAAGGAAGCCGACCTGCGTGGCGGCGCTCTGCTCTACGGCGGGAATGGGGCCAACGGCAGCAAGGGCCTGGACTTCGTACGGTCCGACCTGTCCGGCAGCGACATGGACGACGCGATGATGTCGAACGCCAACCTGTCCGGCGCCGACCTGACCGACGTGTCGATGAATGGGGCGGACTGCGAAGGTGCGCTGATGGCCGGGGCGACGCTGATGCGCTCCACCATGAAGAACTGCAATCTTGCCCGCGCTGACCTGCGCGGCTGCAATCTGTCCGGCGTCAACCTCCAGGGCGCCATCCTGCGCGATGCCAACCTGAACGGTGCGGTTCTGGCCGGCGCCAACCTGCGCAACGCCGACCTCCAGGGCGCGAAAATGGAAGGGGCCGACCTTGCCGGGGCGGACACCACCGGTGCCAACATGGCGCGCTCCGCCGAGAATTTCTCGATCCAGATCCAGGAAGCGCTTCACAATCATTACACCTGGATCAACACCAACGGCGCCATGGGATCGCGCGCCGACCTCAGCGGGGCGGACCTGTCGCACATCGACCTCCACGGCGTGAACTTGTCCGGCGCCAATCTGCGCGGCGTGCGGCTGGTCGGCGCCAAGATGCGCGATTCGCTGCTCATCATGTGCGACATCTCCACCGCCGACTTGACCGACAGCGACTTCAGCGGCGCCATCCTCGACGGGGCAACCCTTCGCGGCACCAACCTGTCCGGTGCCCGGTTCGACGGGGCGGGCATCGGCTGGGTCGATATCAAAGGTCCGGACGGACGGCCGACCGGGCGGCTATGGGCGGCCAACCTGACCGGCAGCAACTTCACGGGAGCCTCCTGCATCCGCACCAACATGCGCGGAGCTAATCTGGCCGGCTGCGACTTCTCCAGCGCCGACCTGACCGGGGCGATTCTCAGCGACGCGAACATCCGCGACGCACGCTTCACCGGCGCCAACCTGACCGGAGCCAGCCTGCCGCCGCCCCCCGATCCGGACGACTGA
- a CDS encoding MarR family winged helix-turn-helix transcriptional regulator → MVGRFKRQEPIVAEPQGEDADALPPSVMTLPRAVREVHRAIARALQIRIADHGVSMGQWYFLRALWEEDGLTQRELSQRVGMMEPTTVTALNNLERCDLVQRVRNPHDRRKVNIYLTPKGKALRADILPGAEEIEEAAIQGISPRELELTVSVLRRVSANLGGLPPVGGDDDLG, encoded by the coding sequence ATGGTTGGGCGTTTCAAGAGACAGGAACCCATCGTCGCTGAGCCGCAAGGGGAGGATGCCGACGCGCTCCCCCCCTCCGTCATGACCTTGCCGCGCGCCGTGCGGGAGGTGCATCGCGCCATCGCGCGTGCGCTGCAGATCCGCATCGCCGACCACGGCGTCAGCATGGGGCAGTGGTATTTTCTTCGCGCCCTGTGGGAGGAGGACGGGCTGACCCAGCGCGAATTGAGCCAGCGGGTCGGCATGATGGAACCCACCACGGTGACGGCGCTGAACAACCTGGAGCGCTGCGATCTCGTCCAGCGGGTGCGCAACCCCCACGACCGCCGCAAGGTGAACATCTACCTGACGCCGAAGGGAAAGGCGTTGCGCGCCGACATCCTTCCGGGTGCGGAGGAGATCGAGGAAGCCGCCATCCAGGGCATCTCGCCGCGCGAACTGGAACTGACCGTCAGCGTGCTGCGCCGGGTGTCTGCCAATCTCGGCGGATTGCCCCCCGTCGGCGGAGACGACGATCTGGGGTAG
- the aguB gene encoding N-carbamoylputrescine amidase produces the protein MRPTTGRTVTVAATQMACGWDRDANVNGVERLVRDAAARGAQIILPQELFETPYFCKDQKQDLFALAHPVEDHPVIARMSALARELSVVIPTSFFERARNAYYNSLAMIDADGTVLGVYRKSHIPDGPGYQEKYYFNPGDTGFQVYKTRYAAIGCAICWDQWFPESARAMALKGAEILFYPTAIGSEPQDGALDSQAHWTRVMQGHAGANLMPLVASNRIGREEGETCGITFYGSSFIAGPTGELVTQADRDSETVLTASFDLDRIAAQRASWGIFRDRRPELYGPLLTLDGESPVRR, from the coding sequence ATGCGCCCCACCACCGGACGCACCGTCACCGTCGCGGCGACCCAGATGGCCTGCGGCTGGGACCGCGACGCCAATGTGAATGGCGTCGAGCGCCTCGTGCGCGACGCGGCGGCGCGCGGCGCCCAAATCATCCTGCCGCAGGAATTGTTCGAAACGCCTTATTTCTGCAAGGACCAGAAGCAGGATTTGTTCGCCCTCGCCCACCCGGTCGAGGATCACCCCGTGATCGCGCGGATGAGCGCGCTCGCCCGTGAACTCTCCGTGGTCATCCCCACCAGCTTCTTCGAGCGGGCGCGGAACGCCTATTACAATTCCCTGGCGATGATCGATGCGGACGGCACGGTCCTGGGCGTCTACCGCAAATCCCACATCCCGGATGGTCCGGGCTATCAGGAAAAATACTATTTCAACCCCGGCGACACCGGCTTTCAGGTCTACAAGACCCGCTACGCCGCCATCGGCTGCGCGATCTGCTGGGACCAGTGGTTCCCGGAATCGGCCCGCGCCATGGCGCTGAAGGGGGCAGAGATCCTGTTCTACCCCACCGCCATCGGGTCCGAGCCGCAGGACGGCGCGTTGGACAGCCAAGCCCACTGGACGCGGGTCATGCAGGGCCATGCCGGAGCCAACCTGATGCCCCTGGTCGCCTCCAATCGCATCGGGCGGGAAGAGGGTGAAACCTGCGGGATAACCTTCTACGGCTCCTCCTTCATCGCCGGACCGACCGGGGAGTTGGTTACGCAGGCCGACCGCGATAGCGAGACGGTCCTGACCGCCAGCTTCGATCTCGACCGCATTGCCGCGCAGCGCGCGTCCTGGGGCATCTTCCGCGACCGCCGGCCGGAGCTTTACGGCCCGCTGCTGACCCTTGACGGCGAGTCCCCCGTCCGCCGCTGA
- a CDS encoding putative metalloprotease CJM1_0395 family protein yields the protein MVAGVSTSGVFGVPLLRPGQVARDRTPDGAQAADHDTVRTSAVQPGTLTDDQQRQVQELKRIDASVRQHEAAHQAAGGPHAGGASFTFTRGPDGKNYATAGEVQVDVGAESDPEATVRKMDTVKAAALAPSDPSAQDLRVAQQADAAKMQAQQELRRKGSEPGARSDGSLDGQDSGDDGARPSDTAAPALAARGAAAYASAFGIGQRSGTAGITV from the coding sequence ATGGTTGCCGGTGTATCGACCAGTGGCGTTTTTGGCGTGCCGCTCCTGCGGCCCGGCCAAGTGGCGCGTGACCGGACCCCGGACGGTGCCCAGGCCGCAGATCACGACACCGTCCGGACAAGCGCGGTCCAGCCCGGCACACTGACCGACGATCAGCAGCGGCAGGTCCAGGAACTCAAGCGCATCGATGCCAGCGTCCGCCAGCACGAGGCGGCGCATCAGGCGGCGGGCGGCCCTCACGCGGGCGGTGCCTCCTTCACCTTCACTCGCGGGCCGGACGGCAAGAACTACGCGACCGCCGGCGAAGTGCAGGTGGACGTCGGCGCGGAGAGTGATCCCGAAGCCACCGTGCGCAAGATGGACACGGTCAAGGCGGCGGCTTTGGCGCCATCAGACCCCTCGGCACAGGACCTTCGCGTCGCCCAGCAGGCCGATGCCGCGAAAATGCAGGCGCAGCAGGAATTGCGGCGGAAGGGTTCGGAGCCAGGCGCGCGGAGCGACGGTTCACTCGACGGGCAGGACAGCGGAGATGACGGTGCGAGGCCAAGCGACACCGCCGCGCCGGCCTTGGCGGCGCGTGGCGCGGCGGCATATGCGTCGGCCTTCGGCATTGGCCAGAGGAGCGGCACCGCCGGCATCACGGTGTGA